A genomic segment from Deinococcus sp. YIM 77859 encodes:
- the pruA gene encoding L-glutamate gamma-semialdehyde dehydrogenase produces the protein MIKVQDYRPQPFTDFTREENVRAYQAALQRVRAELVGRHYPLIINGERVDTPQRLTSVNPCDTSEVIGTTAKATVEDAQRALEGAWQAFETWKTWEMDARARILLKAAAILKRRRLEACALMTLEVGKNYAEADVEVAEAIDFLEYYARSAMRYAGFGAAETTWFEGEENGLLYLPLGVGVSISPWNFPCAIFTGMLAAPIVVGNCVIAKPAEDSGLIAGFMVDILLEAGLPPGVLQFLPGIGAEVGEYLTTHPKTRFITFTGSRAVGLHINEVAAKVVQGQKWIKKVVLELGGKDALIVDETADLDVAVTAATQSAFGFNGQKCSAMSRLIVVDEVYDKVVNAFVERTRALKVGTGEENANVTAVVNEESFEKIRQYLAIGKQEGQVLLGGEAPGECEGKKGYYVQPTIIGDVSPEARIAQEEIFGPVVAVLRARDWQDALRIANATEYGLTGGVCSNNRQRLEQARAEFEVGNLYFNRKITGAIVGVQPFGGYNMSGTDSKAGGPDYLANFLQLKSVTERW, from the coding sequence ATGATTAAAGTCCAGGACTACCGCCCCCAGCCCTTTACCGACTTCACCCGCGAAGAGAACGTCAGGGCCTATCAGGCCGCGCTGCAGCGGGTCCGCGCTGAACTCGTCGGCAGGCATTACCCCCTGATCATCAATGGCGAGCGAGTGGACACGCCCCAGCGGCTGACTTCCGTCAATCCCTGCGACACCTCGGAGGTGATCGGCACAACGGCCAAGGCGACCGTTGAAGACGCGCAGCGTGCCCTAGAAGGCGCGTGGCAGGCCTTTGAGACCTGGAAGACCTGGGAGATGGACGCTCGCGCCCGCATCCTCCTCAAGGCCGCCGCGATCCTCAAGCGCCGCCGCCTGGAGGCCTGCGCGCTGATGACGCTGGAGGTCGGCAAGAACTACGCCGAAGCCGACGTCGAGGTCGCGGAGGCGATTGACTTTCTGGAGTACTACGCCCGCTCCGCGATGAGGTACGCGGGCTTTGGCGCCGCCGAGACGACGTGGTTTGAGGGCGAAGAAAACGGCCTGCTGTACCTGCCCCTCGGGGTGGGCGTCTCCATCTCACCGTGGAACTTCCCGTGTGCGATCTTTACGGGAATGCTGGCGGCGCCCATCGTGGTCGGCAACTGCGTGATCGCCAAGCCCGCCGAGGATTCCGGCCTGATCGCAGGCTTCATGGTGGACATCCTGCTGGAAGCGGGACTCCCCCCCGGCGTGCTGCAATTCCTGCCCGGCATCGGCGCCGAGGTGGGCGAGTACCTCACCACGCATCCCAAGACGCGCTTCATCACCTTTACCGGTTCGCGGGCGGTGGGCCTGCACATCAACGAGGTGGCCGCCAAGGTCGTGCAGGGGCAGAAGTGGATCAAAAAGGTGGTGCTGGAACTGGGCGGCAAGGACGCGCTCATCGTGGACGAGACCGCCGATCTGGACGTTGCCGTGACCGCCGCGACCCAAAGCGCTTTCGGCTTCAATGGGCAGAAGTGCTCCGCGATGAGCCGCCTGATTGTGGTGGACGAGGTGTACGACAAGGTGGTGAACGCCTTTGTGGAGCGCACCAGGGCCCTCAAGGTGGGCACCGGTGAAGAAAACGCCAACGTCACGGCGGTGGTCAACGAGGAGAGCTTCGAAAAGATCCGCCAGTACCTTGCCATCGGCAAGCAGGAAGGGCAGGTGCTGCTGGGCGGCGAGGCCCCGGGCGAATGTGAGGGCAAGAAGGGCTATTACGTCCAACCCACCATCATCGGGGACGTGAGCCCGGAAGCCCGCATCGCCCAGGAGGAAATCTTTGGGCCGGTGGTCGCGGTGCTGCGGGCGCGCGACTGGCAGGACGCGCTGCGGATCGCCAACGCGACCGAGTACGGCCTCACCGGCGGCGTATGCAGCAATAACCGCCAGCGCCTGGAGCAGGCCCGCGCTGAGTTTGAGGTGGGAAACCTGTATTTCAACCGCAAGATCACGGGGGCGATCGTGGGGGTGCAGCCCTTTGGTGGGTACAACATGAGCGGCACCGATTCCAAGGCGGGCGGCCCGGACTACCTGGCGAACTTCCTGCAGCTCAAGTCGGTCACCGAGCGCTGGTAA